In Williamsoniiplasma luminosum, the genomic stretch CTTGACCATTTGCTCCTGTAATTAAAACTTTTTTCATAGTTTCTCCTTCTTACACTTGAATAGTTTACGAGATTAAAAAACATCATAAAGTTATGACTATAATTTCAGTATTTTACAACCTCTAAGATGATTGTGGTTTGAATTTGAGTAGAAGTAAAGGTGTTTTATTTTCTAAAAAAAATTTTCTATTTTAAATAGAAAATTTTCCACTAATTATTGTTTATTTTGGAGATTATCAATGTTTTTATAAATCAAATCCATTTTTGAATTTAGATCATCAGTGTTAGCATCAATAACCACAAAATTAAAATGTTCTTTTCTTAAATTAAAATAATCATCATAACGTTTATTTAATGTTTCTCAATATTGTCTTGGGGTTTGTAATTCTGCTTTGATCCCACGTTCTTTAATTCGTTCAATTGCTTTATCAGTTGTAACTTTTAAATAAATCACTAAGTCAAATTCATTCCGACTACCAAGTGAAGGAATAATCACTTGTTCATAAAAATCATTGTATGTTTTAAAATCAATATCATTCATTGTTCCTAAATCATGGTTAACTTTAACAAAAATTGGGTCTTCTAAAATTGTGCGATCAAAAATTACATTTTTCAAAGCTTTAGCTTGAGTTAATTGTTGACTGCGAGCAGTCAACATATAAATTTGCATTTTAAAGACATGTGCTTTCATATCACGATAATAATCCTCAAAATAAGGATTTTGTTCAATTGGTTCAGGAAAAATTTCATATCCATATTTTTCAGAAATTAAATTAGAGACTGTTGATTTCCCAGCCCCGACTGTTCCAAAAATTGCTATTCTCATTTGCTTTTCTCCTTTGAATTTGGTTTTATGATAAAGTTATTGGTTTGATTATGCTATTCACTTTATTGTTTTTAATATTGATAAACATCGAAATGGTTTCAATATCTATAATAACATTTCATAAGAAAATTTAGAACTGAAAAAGTGCATTTTTTGATTATAAAAATGCCCATTTGGAAAATTTTTCAAATAATGTAAAATAAGTTAGAGAGTTTGCTAATAATTAACTAGTAAATTCATAGAAGGAACATTTAAATTGAATAAAAATATAGAAACTAACTCAGTTATTGAATTTAGAGAAATAACAAAACTTTTTAAAGAAGGTAGGGGTATTCAAAACATCTCTTTTGATATCTCAAAAGAAAATAATGTTGTTGGTTTAATCGGAAACAATGGGGCTGGTAAAACAACTTTATTGAAGACACTTTTTAAAGAATATACTGCATAAAGTGGTCAAATTTTAATTAATGGGGAACCATTAGAAAATAAGCATTTGAAACAAATGGCTTTTTTCCCAGATCAAAATAACTATCCCAAACATTTTAATATTATTGAATTTGCAAAATTTTCAGCTGAATTGAAAAGCATCAAACCTAAAGAATATGCTGAGAAATTAGAAAAATTAATTAGATTTTTAAAATTAGAAGAGCTAAGAAAAAGTAAATTTACCAAACTTTCTGCTGGACAACAAAAACGAGCATTATTACTAAGTGTTTTAATAACTAATCCTAAAATCATCGCTTTAGATGAGCCGACTGCTAATTTAGATGTTGATGCGAGGATGGAATTTCAAGAAATATTAAAAACATTAGCAAACGATTTAAAAATTTCAATTATTATTACAAGTCATATTATTGATGAAATGGAAAATTTAATTAATAAAGTAGTTTTAATTAAAGATGGGCAAATTGTTTATGACAATAATTATTCCCTTATCAAAGATGGAAAATTAGAAGTATTATATAAAGATTATGTTACTCATTCAAGAAAACAAATTAAAGATATCAATCAAAAAAATCAAGATAATAAACCTAATGTATCTTCATTAGTGGATATTTTACAGGGCGGAGATAAAGAATAATGATGCAATTAACAATTTTTAAATATTTTTATCGATCAACTTTAAAATCTAAATTCTTGTGAATTAGTTCTGTTTTGTTTGGGTTAATCTTTTTGATTATATTATCAATTTTCACATTTGCATTGCAAGGAGATTCGATCGTTTTAACTCAATGATCTTCTTTGGAAATGATTCTCTTATTTTTAATAGCGATAGCTCAAATAACAGCAATGAACCTTTATATCTTTTCTAAATATTTTTCTAATTCTAAAAAAGATGGGACTATGAGTCTTGAAATTAGAAGTGGTATTTCTAAAACTAAAATATTTTTTGAAAGAATACTTTTATCCAAAGCATGAACAATTGGAATGTATATTTTTTTCACAATGATTGTTTTAATTTTTGGTTTATCAACTTCTTCTTTGGTTTATTCAACCTTTCTTATGAATTTATCAGTGGGTTTCATTGTTGTATTCTTGTATGATCTATTTTTAACAGCAATATTGGCTACTTTGTCAACATTTAGTTTAAATCTTTCCCTAGGAATGTTCGGAGTTTTAATCTTTTTATTAAGTGGTATAACTCCACTAGTTCCATCAATTGGACAAATGATTGATAAAACATGAACTAGTCATTATACAACTTCTAAAAAAGCATATAATGATTATGAATCATACATAATTGCAAATGATGTAAGAACTTTAGCAAATAAAAATCCTGGTGGATTTACTGAAAAAATGTTAAATTCTTACCCTAGTTTAAAAGATTCAATATCATGAAGAAAGAATTATAATGGCACTGCAAGTGATAAGTATGTTCCATTGACTGAAAAAGAAATTTATGACATTGGTATTTCTGGTCTTTTAACTGAGTTTACGGATGGAATTGATAGAGATAACAAAGGACGTCATTATAAATACAATGATAATAATGAATTTAAAAATAGTGACATTTTGAAACATTTAAATGACGTAAAGGGAATTTTTCCTCAACAAGTTTATAACTCATCTAATTACTACGGGGAAAAAACTTGAGAAAAAAGTTTCTATCACACAATTACTCCATCAAGACCTAATCTAAAATTTGATTTTGCTTTTGATTCAAAATACGGTTTTAATAACTTATATAAAAAATTAAACGAAAATGAACAAGATCAAGAAAAGAAAGAATTTTATAAAATTATTGATAGAATTATTAAAAATTCTTTTGTAATATTTAATGGTGATCACATGTTTTTAGATTCAAGAAACTGAGATGATTGAAATATAATTATCAATAAAAATGGTTCAAACGAACAAGACAAGAACAAGTGATTAGAGAACGTAACTATTACAGTTGGAGCTAGAATGTATCAAACAGCTTTTATTAAAGCAATAAATTCAGCCATTAACTTACCTTATCCAGTCAATCAAAATAATGTAGAACAAGATTTAAGTACTTATTATTACAAAACAAAAATTGATTCATATATGAATCCTTGAACTATGTTCAATAAAATACTGAGTGCTAACTATTATGGTGATGATCTTATTGGAAATAGAATAGAACAAGAAGCATTTAATAAATCATGAGTAGATAAAGAAGTAATTCTCGAACTTAACAATAACAAAGAAGGTAAAAATGAAATTTTTAATGACCTAAATTCTTCTAATTTTGTAAAACTAGAAATTAAAGATAAAGTTTTTAACCCAATTATAGCAATTGTTGTGTATGGGTTAATACTGATTTTAATAACTATTGGAACATTTTTCATCTTTAATTTAAAAATGAAAAAAGAACACTAAATGAAGATTTTGAATTAATAAAATAAAACTCAAAACCTAATTTTAATTGATAAAAATGCTATTATTTGGCATTTTTATCAATTTTTTGATTTAATTTAAGATTTTTATTTTGAATTTCTTGCTTTTTTTATAAAAATATGCGCAAATAATAAATTTTATAATATAAGATAAAACCAAGAGATTTAGATAAATTGATATTAGACATTTTTCTATTAGACTCTGAGAAAGAAACGATATATGACCAAATTATTATTAACAATGTTGTCTATAAGTGGAGTCTCTCCAGTTTTAACAACTACACATATTACAACACAACAAAATAACAATGTACTTCCTATTCATACTATTTCAAAAACAACAAACAATTTAGCAAAGTTTGTTCAAAAGGAAAAAGTTAATTTAACCAAAATTGAATCAGAACCAGTTTCTATTGAATTGGGAAATTTAGGAGGGCAAAAACCTGATCAAATCAAGGTTTTCGTCTTATTAAGGGTGGACTCAATTGAATTACTTAGAAAATAATAATCCGGTTATTGAATTTAGAGAAATAACAAAACTTTTCAAAGAAGGCAGAGGCATTCAAAATATTTCTTTTGATATATCAAAAGAAAATAATATTGTTGGTCTAATAGGTAATAATGGAGCTGGTAAAACAACTTTATTGAAGACACTTTTTAAAGAATATACTGCACAAAGTGGTCAAATTTTAATTAATGGGGAACCATTAGAAAATAAGCATTTGAAACAAATGGCTTTTTTTCCAGATCAAAATAACTATCCCAAACATTTTAATATTATTGAATTTGCTAAATTTTCAGCTGAATTAAAAGATATTAAACCTAAAGAATATACCGAGAAATTAGAAAGATTAATTAGATTTTTAAAATTAGAAGAACTGAGAAAAAGTAAATTTACCAAACTTTCTGCTGGACAACAAAAACGAGCATTATTATTAAGTGTTTTAGTAACTAATCCTAAAATCATCGCTTTAGATGAACCAACTGCTAATTTAGATGTTGATGCAAGAATGGAATTTCAAGAAATATTAAAAACGTTGGCAAACGATTTAAAAATTTCAATTATTATCACGAGTCATATTATTGATGAGATGGAAAATTTAATTAATAAAGTAGTCTTAATTAAAGATGGGCAAATTGTTTATGACAATAATTATTCCCTTATTAAAGATGGAAAATTAGAAGTATTATATAAAGATTATGTTACTCATTCAAGAAAACAAATTAAAGATATCAATCAAAAAAATCAAGATAATAAACCTAATGTATCTTCATTAGTTGATATTTTAAAAAATGAGGATAAAGAATAATATGCAATTAACAATATTTAAATATTTTTATCGATCAACTTTAAAATCTAAATTATTATGAATTACTTCAACAATATTTTCATTAATCATCATTATACTATTATCTGTTTTTACATTTGAATTAATTGGAAATTCTAGTGCCATAGATTTCAAAGCAAGTGTGTTAAAAATATTGATATATATTTTGGGGTTTATTCAAATTACAGTCATAAATTTATTTATTTTTAGTAAATATTTTTCTAATTCTACAAAAGATGGAACTATGAGTTTAGAAATACGAAGCGGAATTTCTAAAGGCAAAATGTTTTTTGAAAGAATTCTGCTTTCAAAATCTTGAACAATTGGATTCTATATATTTTGTACATTATCAATTCTTTTATTTGCAGGTATTAGTCCATCAAGTATTTTGCCACCAATTTTATTTAATTTTTCGATTGGTTTTATTGGGGTTTTTCTATACGATATAATTTTAACTGCAATATTATTAATAGTGGCGATATTTGGTTCTAATATATTTATGGGAATTTTTGGCTTTTTAACATTTTTCTTAGCAGCAATGACACCGGTGATCGCTTCATTTGAACAAATAACTGGTAATCATGTTGTTAAATTTTCAGATCCACGTCAAATATATAGAGATTATGAAGCATATTTAATTGCTGACGAAGTTCATAATTTAACAAAAAAATATGAAAATGGTTTTACTCAAAAAATGCTTGATAGTTATGGTGGTTTGTATGGTTCAATTTTGAAAAAATCGAACAATGATGAACGATGAGAACCATTGAACGAGGAACAAATCTATGATATCGCTATTTCTGGACTTATAACTGAATTTGATGGAAATGGATTTACCACATATAAAACAAACCCAAATTTAAATGGTAACCCTCTTTTTGAACATCTGAAATTTGTAAAAGAGAAACAAAAATTAGAACTTGGTGTTTATAATCTTCAAAATAAATATCGGAAAGATATTTGAGAACAAAGTTTTTATTTTACTAAAAAAGATTGATATGTTAATGATAAATTCAAATTTAACTACGATGGTCCAAATGGATTTAATGCTTTAATGAAAACATTAAATGAAGATGCAAACGAAGAAAAAAAAGAATTCTACAACCTTATCAATAGAGTGGTTAAGGACTCGTTTATTATTTTTGATGGTAGTTCTTTAGACAATTTATATAATTGAAAAGATTGAAATTTAAGACTGGGAGAAAATTTTGATGTCAAAAACGAATGATTAAAAAATGTCAACATTTCGCTTGGAGCTAGAATGTATCAAACAGCTTTTATTAAAGTTATTAATTCAACAATTAATCTGCCAACATCTCAAATGAATTTAGAAAGCTATTATTCTCGTGCTAAAGTTAGTTTGTATCTTAACCCTTGAACTATGTTTAATAGGATTCTTAATTACAATTATTTTGGTAGTGAAATCTTAGGCAATCGTTTTGAACAAAAAAATTTCGCTTATTCATGATTAAATAAAGAAGTTGTTGTAGAACTAAAAACACGTACAGAAAAAGAACCTAAAATTTTTAACAATACTTCAA encodes the following:
- a CDS encoding deoxynucleoside kinase; this encodes MRIAIFGTVGAGKSTVSNLISEKYGYEIFPEPIEQNPYFEDYYRDMKAHVFKMQIYMLTARSQQLTQAKALKNVIFDRTILEDPIFVKVNHDLGTMNDIDFKTYNDFYEQVIIPSLGSRNEFDLVIYLKVTTDKAIERIKERGIKAELQTPRQYWETLNKRYDDYFNLRKEHFNFVVIDANTDDLNSKMDLIYKNIDNLQNKQ
- a CDS encoding ABC transporter permease, whose amino-acid sequence is MMQLTIFKYFYRSTLKSKFLWISSVLFGLIFLIILSIFTFALQGDSIVLTQWSSLEMILLFLIAIAQITAMNLYIFSKYFSNSKKDGTMSLEIRSGISKTKIFFERILLSKAWTIGMYIFFTMIVLIFGLSTSSLVYSTFLMNLSVGFIVVFLYDLFLTAILATLSTFSLNLSLGMFGVLIFLLSGITPLVPSIGQMIDKTWTSHYTTSKKAYNDYESYIIANDVRTLANKNPGGFTEKMLNSYPSLKDSISWRKNYNGTASDKYVPLTEKEIYDIGISGLLTEFTDGIDRDNKGRHYKYNDNNEFKNSDILKHLNDVKGIFPQQVYNSSNYYGEKTWEKSFYHTITPSRPNLKFDFAFDSKYGFNNLYKKLNENEQDQEKKEFYKIIDRIIKNSFVIFNGDHMFLDSRNWDDWNIIINKNGSNEQDKNKWLENVTITVGARMYQTAFIKAINSAINLPYPVNQNNVEQDLSTYYYKTKIDSYMNPWTMFNKILSANYYGDDLIGNRIEQEAFNKSWVDKEVILELNNNKEGKNEIFNDLNSSNFVKLEIKDKVFNPIIAIVVYGLILILITIGTFFIFNLKMKKEH
- a CDS encoding ATP-binding cassette domain-containing protein, which encodes MNYLENNNPVIEFREITKLFKEGRGIQNISFDISKENNIVGLIGNNGAGKTTLLKTLFKEYTAQSGQILINGEPLENKHLKQMAFFPDQNNYPKHFNIIEFAKFSAELKDIKPKEYTEKLERLIRFLKLEELRKSKFTKLSAGQQKRALLLSVLVTNPKIIALDEPTANLDVDARMEFQEILKTLANDLKISIIITSHIIDEMENLINKVVLIKDGQIVYDNNYSLIKDGKLEVLYKDYVTHSRKQIKDINQKNQDNKPNVSSLVDILKNEDKE